A single region of the Halopiger xanaduensis SH-6 genome encodes:
- a CDS encoding ATP-dependent helicase, which translates to MSGTEDLELPVADDALPFDPADTTIEDGDVFASLEPAVQEWWLEEFGEFVPENEGFFTPPQRGAIPKIHEGQNTLICAPTGSGKTLASFTSIINYLYKEDRASEDGLENSVYCLYVSPLKSLANDIHRNLEVPLEGIESVVDERDDDREMGEIRHAIRHGDTSSSDRQKMLEETPHILNTTPETLAILLNSPKFREKLRTVEYVIVDEIHSLAAGKRGTHLSVSLERLEAMVDHDITRIGCSATIEPLSQVAEFLVGREEPGGPSRDYDIVDARFAREFDIELECPTDDLINTPREVVQDRFYKSLHEHIQAHTNTLVFTNTRSGAERVLHNLRERFDAYDEENSGCHHGSLSKDVRHDIEGRLKDGSLDVVTSSTSLELGIDMPHVDLVVQVGSPKSVAALLQRIGRAGHRVGQTVAGRVIALDRDELLECAVMLKKAEEGFVDSVSIPENAQDVAAQHVYGMAIAEVRPESEVTDILRRAYPYRNYSDEEWESLARYLTAEYAGLEDKNVYAKIWRDENDPPSGEHHYEDFEVGRELIGKRGRLARVIYMTNIGTIPDSFTCDVYTRAGDEWVGQLDENYLDTLEKGDVFVLGGDHFEYRYRRGSKVYVDRTSARPTVPSWYSERLPLSYDLGREILEFQGELLEHYAEGGPPRVRAWLREFPLDDDSVRAIARLFEYQLRYAGEESVSAPDRLSIEVERDRDEYERHYYVHSNYGRKFNDGLSRLLAYQCAQEATANVRVAVADNGFVLSMPLNRKVDLEGIFEDLEPEQVREDLRAALSGTDLLQRYFRINATRSLMILKRYKGYEKSASEQQVSSEMLLGFAEDLENFAVIEETYREILEDKLNVAEIEAVVEAISEGEIAVERQLLDSPTPRAFGLATLSASDVVLAEDESAALQAFHEHVLEEIGEESLQGLAPETSE; encoded by the coding sequence ATGAGCGGGACCGAGGACCTCGAGTTGCCCGTCGCCGACGACGCCCTCCCCTTCGATCCGGCAGACACGACGATCGAGGACGGGGACGTCTTCGCGTCGCTCGAGCCGGCGGTTCAGGAGTGGTGGCTCGAGGAGTTCGGCGAGTTCGTCCCCGAGAACGAGGGCTTCTTCACGCCGCCCCAGCGGGGCGCGATCCCGAAGATCCACGAGGGACAGAACACGCTGATATGCGCGCCGACGGGGTCGGGCAAAACTTTAGCGAGTTTTACATCTATAATAAACTACCTGTACAAGGAAGATCGAGCGAGCGAAGACGGCCTCGAGAACTCGGTCTACTGCCTCTACGTCTCGCCGCTGAAGTCGCTGGCCAACGACATCCACCGGAACCTCGAGGTGCCCCTCGAGGGGATCGAATCGGTCGTCGACGAGCGAGATGACGACCGCGAGATGGGCGAGATCCGCCACGCGATCCGTCACGGAGATACGTCCTCGAGCGACCGCCAGAAGATGCTCGAGGAGACGCCCCACATCCTCAACACGACGCCCGAAACCCTCGCGATCCTCCTCAACTCGCCCAAGTTCCGCGAGAAACTCCGCACCGTCGAGTACGTCATCGTCGACGAGATCCACTCGCTGGCCGCGGGCAAGCGCGGAACCCACCTCTCGGTGAGTTTGGAGCGCCTCGAGGCGATGGTCGACCACGACATCACCAGGATCGGCTGTTCGGCGACGATCGAACCCTTATCGCAGGTCGCGGAGTTTCTGGTGGGTCGTGAGGAGCCCGGCGGTCCGTCCCGCGACTACGACATCGTCGACGCCCGCTTCGCCCGCGAGTTCGACATCGAACTCGAGTGTCCGACCGACGATCTGATCAACACGCCCCGCGAGGTCGTTCAGGATCGGTTCTACAAGTCGCTGCACGAGCACATCCAGGCCCATACGAACACGCTCGTGTTCACGAACACCCGGTCGGGCGCCGAACGCGTGCTGCACAACCTCCGCGAGCGGTTCGACGCCTACGACGAGGAGAATTCGGGCTGTCACCACGGCAGCCTCTCGAAGGACGTCCGCCACGACATCGAGGGGCGGCTGAAAGACGGCAGCCTCGACGTCGTCACCTCCTCGACCTCGCTGGAACTGGGGATCGACATGCCCCACGTCGACCTCGTGGTGCAGGTCGGCTCGCCCAAGTCCGTCGCCGCCCTGCTCCAGCGGATCGGCCGTGCCGGCCACCGCGTCGGCCAGACCGTCGCGGGACGGGTCATCGCCTTAGATCGGGACGAACTCCTCGAGTGCGCTGTCATGCTCAAGAAGGCCGAGGAGGGGTTCGTCGACTCCGTTTCGATCCCCGAGAACGCCCAGGACGTGGCGGCCCAGCACGTCTACGGGATGGCCATCGCCGAGGTCCGTCCGGAGTCGGAGGTGACCGACATTCTGCGGCGCGCGTACCCCTACCGGAACTACAGCGACGAGGAGTGGGAATCTCTCGCGCGCTACCTCACCGCCGAGTATGCCGGACTCGAGGACAAGAACGTCTACGCGAAGATCTGGCGCGACGAGAACGACCCGCCCAGCGGCGAGCACCACTACGAGGACTTCGAAGTCGGCCGGGAGCTGATCGGCAAGCGCGGGCGGCTCGCGCGGGTGATCTACATGACGAACATCGGCACCATCCCCGACTCGTTCACCTGCGACGTCTACACCCGCGCCGGCGACGAGTGGGTCGGCCAACTCGACGAGAACTACCTCGACACCTTGGAGAAGGGCGACGTCTTCGTGCTAGGGGGCGACCACTTCGAGTACCGCTACCGCCGCGGCTCGAAGGTCTACGTCGACCGCACGAGCGCCCGGCCGACGGTGCCGTCGTGGTACTCCGAGCGGTTGCCGCTCTCCTACGACCTCGGCCGGGAGATCCTCGAGTTTCAGGGCGAACTGCTCGAGCACTACGCGGAAGGCGGCCCGCCGCGGGTCCGCGCGTGGCTCCGGGAGTTCCCGCTGGACGACGACAGCGTCCGGGCGATCGCGCGGCTGTTCGAGTACCAACTGCGCTACGCGGGCGAAGAAAGCGTCAGCGCGCCCGATCGACTCTCGATCGAAGTCGAGCGCGACCGCGACGAGTACGAGCGCCACTACTACGTCCACTCCAATTACGGTCGCAAGTTCAACGACGGCCTCTCCCGCTTGCTCGCCTATCAGTGCGCCCAGGAAGCGACGGCCAACGTCCGCGTCGCGGTCGCGGACAACGGCTTCGTCCTCTCGATGCCGCTGAACCGGAAGGTCGACCTCGAGGGCATCTTCGAGGACTTGGAGCCCGAGCAGGTGCGCGAGGACCTGCGCGCCGCCCTCTCCGGGACCGACCTGCTGCAGCGGTACTTCCGGATCAACGCCACCCGCTCGCTGATGATCCTCAAACGGTACAAGGGCTACGAGAAATCTGCGAGCGAGCAGCAGGTTTCCAGCGAGATGCTGCTGGGGTTCGCCGAAGACCTCGAGAACTTCGCGGTGATCGAGGAGACCTACCGCGAGATTCTCGAGGACAAACTCAACGTGGCGGAGATCGAGGCCGTCGTCGAGGCGATTTCGGAGGGCGAGATCGCGGTCGAGCGCCAGTTGCTCGACTCGCCGACCCCGCGGGCGTTCGGCCTCGCGACGCTGTCGGCCAGCGACGTCGTGCTCGCGGAGGACGAGAGCGCCGCTCTACAGGCGTTCCACGAGCACGTTCTCGAGGAGATCGGCGAGGAGTCGCTGCAGGGGTTAGCGCCGGAGACCTCGGAGTAG
- a CDS encoding MBL fold metallo-hydrolase, translated as MRVTFLGTGSAMPTGERFQTGILVQDDGRTLLVDCGSGVLHRLQQSGVGYENVSTVLLTHHHLDHISDLMPLVKARWLAGEEHLEIVGPQGTKGLVDDLLSVHDYLEGRIDLRIREVHEGEFSVAGFDVAAYETRHSVPCLAYRFDDRFTFSGDSEAFGGLANFAEESAILAHDCSFPDDVDVSNHPTPETLGKALSGRDIGRVYLTHCYPHTDGRHEEMLESIGAHYDGDVRFAEDLTTVSIE; from the coding sequence ATGCGCGTCACCTTTCTCGGGACCGGAAGCGCGATGCCGACGGGCGAGCGCTTCCAGACCGGTATTCTCGTGCAGGACGACGGCCGAACGCTGCTGGTCGACTGCGGTTCCGGCGTCCTCCACCGGCTCCAGCAGTCCGGCGTCGGCTACGAGAACGTCTCGACGGTCCTCCTGACGCACCACCACCTCGACCACATCAGCGACCTCATGCCGCTCGTGAAGGCCCGCTGGCTCGCCGGCGAAGAGCACCTCGAGATCGTCGGCCCACAGGGGACGAAAGGGCTGGTCGACGACCTGCTGTCGGTCCACGACTACCTCGAGGGGCGGATCGACCTGCGGATTCGGGAGGTCCACGAGGGCGAGTTTTCGGTCGCCGGCTTCGACGTTGCGGCCTACGAAACGCGTCACTCGGTGCCCTGTCTGGCCTACCGGTTCGACGATCGATTCACCTTCAGCGGCGACAGCGAAGCCTTCGGCGGACTGGCGAACTTCGCCGAGGAGTCGGCGATCCTGGCCCACGACTGCTCGTTTCCGGACGACGTCGACGTCTCGAACCACCCGACACCCGAGACGCTCGGGAAGGCGCTTTCGGGCCGCGACATCGGCCGCGTCTACCTCACGCATTGCTATCCGCACACCGACGGCCGCCACGAGGAGATGCTCGAGTCGATCGGCGCCCACTACGACGGCGACGTGCGGTTCGCTGAAGACCTCACGACGGTTTCCATCGAGTAA
- a CDS encoding AIR synthase family protein: MPGKVPPDELLAHVFDRTGSPDADETILQGPAYGEDAAAIDWPGGDLVVSSDPISLAASQVGTLGVYVACNDVAASGADPRWLTVVVMLPDEETSLEAITADLQTAADEVGASIVGGHSEYVDQLERPLLSLTAMGATESFVPTGGAEPGDRIILTKAAGIEGTAILAADFADDFDVDDGTRERAEAFLEEISVVPDARVVREYASAMHDPTEGGVAAGLLELARASDVQLEVDRDAVPVREETARLCDAAGVDPLQIFGSGALLATVPREEVDDCLAALANAGLEAAEIGVVTAGGSGLLVDGEPVTEPVEDDLYPLWEAADAGEDE; the protein is encoded by the coding sequence ATGCCCGGGAAGGTACCACCCGACGAGTTACTCGCGCACGTGTTCGATCGGACGGGCAGCCCCGACGCCGACGAGACGATCCTGCAGGGGCCGGCCTACGGCGAGGACGCCGCCGCGATCGACTGGCCGGGCGGCGACCTCGTCGTCAGTTCGGATCCGATCTCGCTGGCTGCGTCACAGGTCGGCACCCTCGGCGTCTACGTCGCCTGCAACGACGTCGCCGCCTCCGGCGCCGATCCGCGCTGGCTGACCGTCGTCGTCATGCTCCCCGACGAGGAGACCTCGCTCGAGGCGATCACCGCGGACCTGCAGACCGCCGCCGACGAGGTCGGCGCGTCGATCGTCGGCGGCCACTCCGAGTACGTCGACCAGCTCGAGCGGCCGCTGCTCTCGCTGACGGCGATGGGCGCGACGGAGTCGTTCGTCCCGACCGGCGGTGCCGAGCCCGGGGATCGGATTATCCTGACCAAGGCCGCCGGAATCGAGGGGACGGCCATCCTCGCGGCCGACTTCGCCGACGACTTCGACGTGGACGACGGGACTCGAGAACGGGCCGAAGCCTTCCTCGAGGAGATCAGCGTCGTCCCCGACGCCCGGGTCGTCCGCGAGTACGCGAGCGCGATGCACGACCCCACCGAGGGCGGCGTCGCGGCCGGCTTACTCGAACTCGCGCGCGCCTCGGACGTGCAACTCGAGGTCGACCGCGACGCCGTCCCGGTCCGCGAGGAGACCGCGCGGCTCTGCGACGCGGCGGGCGTCGACCCGCTGCAAATCTTCGGCTCCGGCGCGCTGCTCGCGACCGTTCCGCGCGAGGAAGTCGACGACTGCCTCGCGGCGCTTGCGAACGCGGGGCTCGAGGCCGCCGAGATCGGCGTCGTGACGGCCGGCGGCTCGGGGCTGCTCGTCGACGGCGAGCCGGTGACGGAACCGGTCGAGGACGATCTCTATCCGCTGTGGGAAGCGGCCGACGCTGGCGAGGACGAGTGA
- a CDS encoding methyl-accepting chemotaxis protein, whose translation MNVAQTVVPTRARRSYTAKLGAIFALVIAVTLAFGGAAYLEVAAALESGDAAAVGEAATSAILGLLVLTVINLGLVAATVGGNTAAALSSLSARATRMGEGDLDVDLSTRREDEIGDLYESFDEMRTSLRESLEETEAAKEEAERERERAEQALEEAEEARSDAERERERLAAVNAELEAEAERFGEVMARCADGDLTQRLEVEGDGETEAMESIATSFNEMMDGIESLVGRIQGFATDVSDASRDVRANAESVMDASEDVSDTIAEISEGADTQTEKMREIAAEMDDISATTEEMAASAAQVAATSHEAARASENGLETAEAAIAAMNEVEAQTDASVAAIETLHEEIQEVGEITEIIADIAEQTNLLALNASIEAAHANDEGDGFAVVASEVKSLAEETKEATTEIEDSIEWIQGQTRTTVDDIRETSDRISNGVETVEETVDSLEVIVESVEEANTGIQQINESTDTQAESTEQVASMIDDVAEISETTAAEASGVADAARSQSTAAREVFGRVEDLSDGAGTLLELLQDTRVSSAGANADVGSGGGRGAGAGAAPNPGEGV comes from the coding sequence ATGAATGTAGCACAGACGGTGGTACCGACCCGCGCTCGCCGGAGTTACACGGCGAAACTCGGCGCGATCTTCGCGCTGGTGATCGCGGTGACGCTGGCCTTCGGCGGGGCGGCGTACCTCGAGGTCGCGGCGGCGCTCGAAAGCGGTGACGCGGCGGCCGTCGGCGAGGCTGCGACGTCGGCGATCCTTGGCTTGCTCGTGTTGACGGTGATCAACCTCGGCCTGGTCGCGGCGACGGTCGGCGGCAACACGGCGGCGGCGCTGTCCTCGCTGTCCGCCCGCGCGACTCGCATGGGAGAAGGCGATCTCGACGTCGACCTCTCGACGCGTCGGGAGGACGAGATCGGCGACCTCTACGAGTCGTTCGACGAGATGCGAACCTCGCTGCGGGAGTCGCTCGAGGAGACCGAAGCCGCGAAGGAGGAAGCCGAACGGGAGCGCGAACGCGCCGAGCAGGCCCTCGAGGAGGCGGAGGAGGCCCGGTCGGACGCCGAACGCGAGCGCGAACGGCTCGCCGCAGTCAACGCCGAGCTCGAGGCTGAAGCGGAACGGTTCGGCGAGGTGATGGCCCGCTGCGCCGACGGCGACCTGACACAGCGCCTCGAGGTCGAGGGCGACGGCGAGACCGAAGCGATGGAATCGATCGCGACCTCGTTCAACGAGATGATGGACGGGATCGAGTCGCTGGTCGGCCGCATTCAGGGCTTCGCGACGGACGTCTCCGACGCGAGTCGGGACGTGCGGGCGAACGCCGAATCCGTCATGGACGCCAGCGAGGACGTCAGCGACACCATTGCAGAGATTTCGGAGGGAGCCGACACCCAGACCGAAAAGATGCGGGAGATCGCGGCCGAGATGGACGACATCTCCGCGACGACCGAGGAAATGGCCGCCAGCGCGGCCCAGGTCGCGGCGACTTCGCACGAGGCGGCCCGGGCTAGCGAGAACGGCCTCGAGACCGCCGAGGCGGCGATCGCGGCGATGAACGAGGTCGAGGCCCAGACCGACGCCTCGGTCGCAGCGATCGAGACGCTCCACGAGGAGATTCAGGAGGTCGGCGAGATCACCGAGATCATCGCCGACATCGCCGAGCAGACGAACCTGCTCGCGCTCAACGCTTCGATTGAGGCTGCCCACGCCAACGACGAGGGCGACGGGTTCGCCGTCGTCGCGAGCGAGGTCAAGAGCCTCGCCGAGGAGACGAAGGAAGCGACGACGGAGATCGAAGATTCCATCGAGTGGATCCAAGGACAGACCCGGACAACCGTCGACGACATCCGCGAGACGAGCGACCGCATCTCCAACGGCGTCGAGACCGTCGAGGAGACGGTCGACTCCCTGGAGGTGATCGTCGAGTCCGTCGAAGAGGCCAACACCGGCATCCAGCAGATCAACGAGTCGACGGACACGCAGGCCGAGTCGACCGAGCAGGTCGCGAGCATGATCGACGACGTGGCCGAGATTTCCGAGACGACCGCCGCGGAGGCCAGCGGCGTCGCGGACGCCGCCCGGTCGCAGTCGACCGCCGCCCGCGAGGTCTTCGGCCGGGTCGAGGACCTCTCCGACGGCGCCGGGACGCTGCTCGAGCTGCTGCAGGACACGCGGGTCTCGAGCGCGGGAGCGAACGCCGATGTCGGTTCCGGAGGCGGTCGCGGTGCCGGCGCCGGTGCGGCCCCGAACCCGGGTGAGGGCGTATGA
- a CDS encoding CaiB/BaiF CoA transferase family protein, protein MNQHALEDVDVIDLGQIYNGAYGSLMLSYLGADVTKVEPPFGEPLRSRVADGDGEPPELVMLNSTKAGITLNLKAERGKELFKDLVRDADVLVENFAPGTMEEFGLGYETLSEINPELIYAHGSGFGEDGPKSDRLAMDLIVQAESGVMDVTGRPDDPPTKTGIAPGDFLGGIHLAAGVLAALYQRARTGEGQFVEASMQDAVYPSLMSQLANYYDDADVPSRTGNRHSSLAKAPYNAYEADDGYVAILCTSDDHWRALCEAIDREDLRDDDRFATNVDRVERMETVDAAIEEWTRTRTRDEIETTLSAAGVPCGSVQSVKEVIHDPHLEEREMVVEIDHPTEGEIRVPGTPIRLSESAKPDIEPAPRKGEDNDEIYRERLGLSEDEIERLRSDGVI, encoded by the coding sequence ATGAACCAGCACGCACTCGAGGACGTCGACGTCATCGACCTCGGACAGATCTACAACGGCGCCTACGGCTCCCTGATGCTCTCGTATCTGGGAGCCGACGTGACGAAGGTCGAACCTCCGTTCGGCGAACCGCTTCGCTCCCGCGTCGCGGACGGCGATGGCGAACCGCCCGAACTCGTGATGCTCAACTCGACGAAAGCGGGCATCACGCTCAACCTCAAAGCCGAGCGGGGCAAGGAACTGTTCAAAGATCTCGTGCGGGACGCGGACGTCCTCGTCGAGAACTTCGCGCCGGGGACCATGGAGGAGTTCGGCCTCGGCTACGAGACCCTCTCGGAGATCAACCCCGAACTGATCTACGCGCACGGCAGCGGCTTCGGCGAGGACGGCCCCAAGAGCGACCGGCTGGCGATGGACCTCATCGTGCAGGCCGAAAGCGGCGTCATGGACGTGACCGGCCGACCCGACGATCCGCCGACCAAGACGGGGATCGCACCCGGCGACTTCCTCGGCGGCATCCACCTCGCGGCCGGCGTGCTGGCGGCGCTCTACCAGCGCGCACGGACCGGCGAGGGCCAGTTCGTCGAGGCGAGCATGCAGGACGCGGTGTACCCCTCGCTCATGTCCCAGCTCGCGAACTACTACGACGACGCCGACGTGCCCTCGCGGACGGGCAATCGCCACAGCAGCCTCGCGAAGGCGCCCTACAACGCCTACGAGGCCGACGACGGCTACGTGGCGATCCTCTGTACGTCCGACGACCACTGGCGCGCCTTGTGCGAGGCGATCGATCGCGAGGACCTGCGGGACGACGACCGGTTCGCGACCAACGTCGACCGCGTCGAACGCATGGAGACGGTCGACGCGGCCATCGAGGAGTGGACGCGAACGCGCACCCGCGATGAGATCGAGACGACGCTCTCGGCGGCCGGCGTTCCCTGCGGGTCGGTCCAGAGCGTCAAGGAAGTGATCCACGATCCGCACCTCGAGGAGCGGGAGATGGTCGTCGAGATCGATCACCCCACCGAAGGTGAGATCCGCGTCCCCGGCACGCCGATCCGGCTCTCGGAGTCGGCGAAGCCCGACATCGAGCCCGCGCCGCGAAAGGGCGAGGACAACGACGAGATCTACCGGGAGCGGCTGGGGCTCTCCGAGGACGAGATCGAACGGCTTCGAAGCGACGGCGTGATCTAA
- a CDS encoding phosphatase PAP2 family protein — MRLEEASAVVREGFPAEYVDWMLAITELGGTTVPLVVLAVLFWLAGKDRRRPALVVSYAVAGLGFVLAIKALFGLPRPPDAVVYEAVELEGANDGFPSGHAFAATVVYGGLCAAYERVRDPRALLAVGAVVALVALSRVVLGVHYLGDVLAGIALGVGFLAAMGRLTGGDPAVGFRWALAFAVPAVILTGAGEDALLGLGGAVGGALATHAVDYRVPLRSRLEGAALVAVGGSGAAVAQLLESVTAVVPLLVGLYAALVAWILLAPVAVARCSSSVFGSTASGRRPS; from the coding sequence ATGCGACTCGAGGAGGCCAGCGCCGTCGTTCGCGAGGGATTCCCCGCTGAGTACGTCGACTGGATGCTCGCGATCACGGAACTGGGCGGCACGACGGTGCCGCTGGTAGTGCTTGCCGTCCTCTTTTGGCTCGCCGGCAAGGACCGGCGTCGGCCAGCGCTGGTCGTCAGCTACGCGGTCGCCGGGCTCGGCTTCGTGCTCGCGATCAAGGCGCTGTTCGGGCTCCCGCGGCCGCCCGACGCCGTCGTGTACGAAGCCGTCGAACTCGAGGGCGCGAACGACGGCTTTCCGAGCGGCCACGCCTTCGCCGCGACCGTCGTCTACGGCGGGCTCTGCGCGGCGTACGAGCGCGTTCGCGACCCGCGGGCGCTGCTTGCCGTCGGCGCGGTCGTCGCGCTGGTCGCGCTCTCGCGGGTCGTCCTCGGCGTCCACTACCTCGGGGACGTGCTCGCCGGAATCGCGCTGGGCGTCGGCTTCCTCGCCGCGATGGGGCGACTCACCGGCGGCGATCCGGCCGTCGGCTTTCGGTGGGCGCTCGCGTTCGCGGTTCCCGCGGTGATTCTCACCGGCGCCGGGGAGGACGCCCTGCTGGGACTCGGCGGCGCGGTCGGCGGCGCGCTCGCGACCCACGCCGTCGACTATCGAGTCCCCCTCCGCTCGCGGCTCGAGGGCGCGGCGCTCGTCGCCGTCGGCGGCAGCGGCGCCGCCGTCGCGCAACTCCTCGAGTCCGTGACGGCGGTCGTCCCCCTGCTCGTCGGTCTGTACGCGGCGCTCGTCGCCTGGATCCTCCTCGCACCGGTCGCGGTCGCGCGGTGCTCGAGTTCCGTCTTCGGTTCGACCGCGTCCGGACGACGCCCGTCGTGA
- a CDS encoding bacteriorhodopsin — MIEPTLVFWLGALGMAAGTVAFAWGGRSAAAESRQYYTVLGAISLIATAAYVTMAMGYGWLSVDGRTVFAPRYVDWILTTPLLLLYLGWLADINRSRLGLVVGVNTLVMAGGFAGALLTGPVRFALFGVAAVAYVGLLYLILQPMTARANEQADAIRSLFTGLRNLTVILWSVYPVIWLLGTAGFGLLTLPVDVMLTTYLDLLTKVGFGLIALNAGAALEAEYGASIADNEPTDDADAAAPSA; from the coding sequence ATGATCGAGCCGACGCTCGTCTTCTGGCTCGGCGCCCTCGGGATGGCCGCGGGGACCGTCGCGTTCGCCTGGGGCGGGCGGTCCGCGGCCGCCGAGTCCCGGCAGTACTACACGGTGCTCGGCGCGATCAGCCTGATCGCGACGGCCGCCTACGTGACGATGGCGATGGGCTACGGCTGGCTCTCGGTCGACGGCCGGACGGTCTTCGCGCCGCGGTACGTCGACTGGATCCTGACGACGCCGCTGTTGCTCCTCTACCTCGGCTGGCTCGCCGACATCAACCGGAGCCGGCTCGGGCTCGTCGTCGGCGTCAACACGCTCGTCATGGCCGGCGGCTTCGCGGGAGCGCTGCTGACCGGGCCGGTCCGGTTCGCGCTGTTCGGTGTCGCTGCGGTCGCGTACGTCGGACTGCTGTACCTGATCCTGCAGCCGATGACCGCCCGCGCGAACGAGCAGGCCGACGCCATCCGGTCGCTGTTCACCGGCCTTCGGAACCTCACGGTCATCCTCTGGTCCGTCTACCCGGTGATCTGGTTGCTCGGTACCGCCGGCTTCGGTCTGCTAACCCTCCCGGTCGACGTCATGCTCACGACCTACCTCGACCTGCTCACCAAGGTCGGGTTCGGCCTGATCGCGCTCAACGCCGGCGCCGCGCTCGAGGCCGAGTACGGAGCGTCGATCGCCGACAACGAACCGACGGACGACGCTGACGCGGCCGCTCCGTCGGCGTAA
- a CDS encoding formyltransferase family protein: MSPPEPETVGLLTEPYLHRWQVRAVRNLLAETDVELSLVVSNARNVDPEIDSWNSRDRIGLEDLAQFLGLVRRERAWTLVLAERNLGRIAGDDATLWHRRALEDVDPLAGAAHVRCTPRVDGAWAEFPDSLVTRIARECDVVIRFGFGLIRGAILEAPSHGVVSFHPADIRRYRGLGPPAIFRDGRSTAGVTLQRLDESIDGGEIVAFGETTIEDCHTLWDVFDRTATLQIDLLAEGIENLRDPAFEPTSVPDKQLGDFYSRDQRRTLRFAGRILTRNLRGRVRRQYRRRRPTDDSDGTRRDADERDGVAESSDPHG, encoded by the coding sequence ATGTCACCGCCCGAACCGGAAACGGTCGGTCTCTTGACCGAGCCGTACCTCCACCGGTGGCAGGTCCGCGCCGTCAGGAACCTGCTGGCCGAGACCGACGTCGAGCTCTCGCTGGTCGTGAGCAACGCCCGCAACGTGGACCCCGAGATCGACTCGTGGAACAGCCGCGATCGGATCGGCCTCGAGGATCTCGCGCAGTTTCTCGGGCTGGTGCGACGCGAACGGGCGTGGACGCTCGTCCTCGCTGAGCGCAATCTCGGCCGCATCGCCGGCGACGACGCGACGCTCTGGCACCGCCGCGCGCTCGAGGACGTCGACCCCCTCGCCGGCGCCGCGCACGTTCGGTGTACCCCGCGAGTGGACGGCGCCTGGGCCGAATTCCCCGATTCGCTCGTCACCCGGATCGCCCGGGAGTGCGACGTCGTGATCCGGTTCGGATTCGGGCTGATCCGCGGGGCGATTCTCGAGGCCCCGTCCCACGGCGTCGTGAGCTTCCACCCGGCCGACATCCGCCGCTACCGCGGACTGGGGCCGCCGGCGATCTTCCGCGACGGCCGGTCGACCGCCGGGGTCACGTTACAGCGACTGGACGAGTCCATCGACGGCGGCGAGATCGTCGCGTTCGGCGAAACGACGATCGAGGACTGTCACACGCTGTGGGACGTGTTCGACCGCACGGCGACCCTCCAGATCGATCTCCTCGCCGAAGGGATCGAGAACCTGCGCGATCCGGCGTTCGAACCGACGAGCGTCCCCGACAAGCAACTGGGCGACTTTTACTCGCGCGATCAGCGTCGAACGCTCCGGTTTGCCGGCCGGATCCTGACCCGAAACCTCCGCGGTCGGGTTCGGCGGCAGTACCGGCGCCGCCGTCCGACCGACGATTCGGACGGGACGCGACGCGATGCGGACGAGCGCGACGGCGTCGCCGAATCGAGCGATCCCCACGGGTAG
- a CDS encoding CPBP family intramembrane glutamic endopeptidase yields MGRPTTETRSAPPGIGAIPPVTGVTLVIALVALPALTFVGRVLELSQPVSFALQWLVAIAVIAITVGVEDRPLSSIGFRRPAWIDLGYLLAAAAGALLVFVFTGPLVEALGLPVESGTSGLGELPGLPLAIAMAVTAGVVEEILYRGYAIERLLEYSGSALVAGGFTWLAFTLAHAVAWPLGNLLQVAAVTAIFVVVYLRRRTLVPVVGAHVLVWLLPVLGAFFA; encoded by the coding sequence ATGGGACGACCGACGACCGAAACCCGTTCGGCGCCGCCGGGAATCGGGGCGATCCCGCCCGTCACCGGCGTCACGCTCGTGATCGCGCTGGTCGCGCTTCCCGCACTCACGTTCGTGGGCCGAGTTCTCGAGCTCTCGCAACCGGTATCGTTCGCGCTCCAGTGGCTCGTCGCGATCGCGGTTATCGCAATCACGGTCGGCGTCGAGGACCGTCCGCTGTCGTCGATCGGCTTCCGACGGCCGGCGTGGATCGACCTCGGCTACCTGCTCGCGGCGGCCGCGGGCGCGCTGCTGGTCTTCGTGTTCACCGGGCCGCTCGTCGAGGCGCTCGGACTGCCGGTCGAGTCCGGAACGAGCGGCCTCGGCGAGCTCCCGGGTCTCCCCCTGGCGATCGCGATGGCGGTTACCGCCGGCGTCGTCGAAGAGATTCTGTACCGGGGGTACGCGATCGAGCGACTCCTCGAGTACTCCGGCAGCGCGCTCGTCGCCGGCGGGTTCACGTGGCTCGCGTTCACCCTCGCCCACGCGGTCGCCTGGCCGCTCGGGAACCTGCTGCAGGTCGCCGCAGTCACCGCGATCTTCGTCGTCGTCTACCTCAGACGCCGCACGCTGGTGCCGGTCGTCGGCGCGCACGTGCTCGTCTGGCTCCTGCCGGTTCTCGGGGCCTTCTTTGCGTGA